The Parus major isolate Abel chromosome 12, Parus_major1.1, whole genome shotgun sequence genome segment cgccgccaCCCGCAcccgccgcccgcccggcccgcaccgccgccgccgccatcttggctCGACCCCCTCAGGGTGCGGCGCGCCCCGCCCGCGCCGCTTTATGGGCACCTGGGGCGGGGCTCGTGCGGGGGCGGGGCCAGTGCGGGGCGGGGCCCGTGTAGGGGCGGGACTTGCGGAGCTCGGGGGTGGGGCTTAGGCTCTCTGGACGCGCATGCGCGCTAGCTGTGCCCGGGGGGCGTCGGGCAGTGCGGTGCAATGCAAACGCATAGAATCCAATGGAATAGAATCCGATCCAATGGAATCCCACGGAACAGAATCCAATCCAATGCAATCCAATGGAATCCCACGGAATAGAATCCAATCCAATGGAATCCCACGGAATAGAATCCAATCCAATGCAATCCCATGGAATAGAATCCAGTCCAATGCAATCCAATGCTGTCCAATTCAATACAGTGCAATGCAACGCAGTCCAGTGCAATCCAATGAACCCAACCCAGCCCAATCCAGTGCAATCCAGTGGGATGCAATCCCTGCAGTGCAGACCTGCTGAGGGCCATCCCAGCGCTGTGGTTGTGacactgtcccagctgctggcagcccctggTACCTGCCTGTGGCCACCgagggctgctggaggctgggacACTGTCACACCAGGCTGAGGTGCCACGgcagtgattctgtgacagGGCTGCCTGGTGCCACCCCAAAAacagggctgaggagctgggctggtgggCCAGACCTCAGCAATGAGCCCAGAGTTAATTCAGGGTGTTGTTTGGGGTGATTTACTGACAGCACAGACTCTACTTTCACCGTCCCACTGAGCACGGGGAAGTGTTTCAAGCCTGTGCACACTAAAGGATCTTGTCAAGAACTTGTAACAGAAGTGGAGAATTTGAAAGATGGCAAGCAAACCTCCTCAGCCTTTTCCCCTGAGCTGAACCTGAGTCGCCCTGAGGGGGATTCATACTGTGGCAACCTTTCTGACAGGCTCAGTGTGCACCCCAGGAACAGAAAATTGCAGGAGAAATGACATAATGAGTTTCTTTTGGAGTACCTGAGTGTATTAAGATTGAGGGGTTATCTAGAAAGATTATGTTTTGGCAGAAGGATGCATCAAGCATCCATCAAGGCTTTGATATATACTCTGTGCTATATTACAGAGGGATTATGTTTTGGACCATCAAGTCAAGGAGATTTTGTTACAAAGTAACTTccagcaaaatgaaagcaacaTCTTCCTTATGCTGCTTAAGAGAGGATGCAATTAGCTCATTATGGTGTCATTAATTACAAAAGTGCAAATGCCCTGGCTGGAtgtgtggagctgcaggagcaatGCTGGTGTCTTGCAGATGCCACCAGGACTGTGGTGGCAGATAAAGAAACACACCTCTGCAAGCAGAACTGGGAAAACccattctggggttttttcactgaaaaatgttttcctttggtcAGGATGCAGCCGAAGGATCATGTGTacaaagacaaaacacagaGTACAGGCAGCCCAACTGGGAATTTCTAATGCTGTCCCAGCATCAGGaactgctgctgagctcagcctcTCCACGAGATAATAACTGGGTTTGGAGAGCAATTTTAATTAAGCTTCGTCTGAATGTCCCATCCCCTTAATTAAATAACAATTTGCAGCCCTGGCGTGGCTGTCGGGTTTGATCAGTGCCTGTCTCCTCCTCCTAAAGCAGTTCCTGCCTGCAGGCACAACAGTGGCTCGTGGTGtgacagccctgccctggctctcaGAGAGGAGGAAACGACAGGAGCAAtgtggctggggaaggggaaaaatggaCCTTCCCTCAGCTAAAATGTTCAGAGTAGGGTTCAGGAAGCcataaattaaagaattttGCCATTGTTGGAACTGGACTGTCTCAGGGCCATGTGTCCAAGGCAGGGAAGGGGGATGCTGGAGGATTTTGCTGCAGTTTGGAGCCATGACACAGCCCAAGGAGCCCTGCAGACATCCCTGATCTCAAAATTGCAACTTAGTTGGGcttttgccttttatttctttatatttgacCTCAAGAATGCCTCAGCTAGCTTTGCAGTGGGTTACAGCTGATTGGAAATGAGAACCTGAAATGaagttttggaggaaaaaagctcAGTAAAGCTTTCCAGTTGTCTTGATAGCTTGTAGTGACTGACAAGTGGGACAGCATGTCAGGATGCAGCTGGAGCCAACAGGCTGTACCTGACCTCAGCGACAGCCGGTGTGTCACCGAGCCAGCCATGCCCAGATTAAGGGCACTTGTGCTGGCAGCCCTCCTCGGGCTATAGATAGCCACACTCCCTCTCTGCCATGGGGCTCACGTGAGGAAgcaaaggaagcagcaggagagggtgGTTTTCCCTCAGAGcaccccatccctgcagtggCCACCCCCAGGGTTTTGCGTGGCAGAGGCTCTGGGTTTCCCTACAAAACCCCAATTCCCAATTCTTCTGTAAGCAAACAAGTTAGGAGATCCAGGGGGATGCTGGAAGCTTTGTCTCCAGGCAGCCGGCGGGGAGGCAGGGGTTGGCATGATGCCACTCGCCTGCgcctccttccctgggaggaACGTCACCTCCCTCTGCCAGATGGGATTTCATCCTGTcctctgggctcagctctgTTTTGTAAGTCCCTGCTCACATCAGATGTTCGCAGAAGTGCAGCTTTCCCATGCCAGTGTGTAGGGTGGCAGTGGCCCAGATTTCCCCTCTCGAAGCACACAGAGACCCTTCCTCCACATCCCAACCTGAATTTCATCCCAGATCTCTCCAGCAGATCTTTTAAAGGCAATGTCAGAGCCCCCCCTCCTGTGCTACATTTACCCTAAATATATTCTGACGCAGCTCAGGGGCTGTTTTCAGGGTGACTCAGAGCCATCACTTCCCaggatggagggacagggcCAGGCGTGATtcctcagcccctgccctggtGCCTGGTAGAGCTGACACCTGCCACCCCACTGTCTCTGCAGTAAATCCCAAGTGGGGAgaagcagccagggctggggcttgCCTTGGGGCAGCACTTCTTTGGGAAGGTCTCTCTGGGGTTTCCCAGGAGGTTTTGGGTGATGGTTTGGTTCTGGGGGACAGCAAGTCTCCCATCTCAGCCTGTGCCCTCACCTAAGATCAGGTTCCAATGCCCTTCAACAAAATAACTACTTCCCTCTGCCACTTTTCTGACTTTTGTGTGTTAAAGGcaaccaaaatattaaatacattcaAATTAGGAAGACTAACTGCTTCAAAAATCAATTCCTTAAATGtaacaattttcctttttattccatCTGCTACCCCTATGctgagcagaggcagggctgggcagcctggACAAATCAAGGCCAGTAGGTGCCCAGAAGGCCACAGTTCCTACCAGGCTCTGCAGTGAGTTAATCTTTCAGGACTCAAAAACTGGGAGGATGTGATGTGGGGATGGCTTTGTCCTCACCTGCATCCCCACTTTGTGCTGACACCACCTAGCTCCCTGCTTAATGCTGCCTTGGCTTGGACATTCCATAGGGACTGCAGCATGATTCCTCTTCAGGGGGCATTTTTGGAAAAGATGGAAACTAACAGTTGCATTAATTGCACTTTCAGTTTTGCAAACTAATTCTTAAATGAAGCAGCTGGAGGTGAGACTGCCACCCTGAAGTGTCAGAGCTCTCTGGACACAAGAGGGAGTCctgaatcattaaaaaaaagaggtttgTCTTGGGTTGCTGTGGATTAAAACACTTTTCACTGCACTGAGAAAAGTGCTCATCACTTGGAGGCCTTTGGCATGTTTTGCTCTCCACCATGGCGTGGTAGATCTGTGATAAATCCACAGTAAATCCAGGAATGTGGAATTTAGCCATTTGCAGTGGGGACAGGTCAGCTTGCTGGCTGGGTGAAGGGAATCATGATTTCCTAAAGGGCTGGCAATTATCCCTGTAATCAAACAGAGTTGATACATCCATTTTGACAGCTAATCCCCACATTTTGCAGCcccagctgaaaacagaagacTGGGGCAAAGCTCCATCTGTCTCCACACTTCTCTCGATGGCGCTGGGACCGCATGTACCCCACCCCCTGCTCCTTACCTGCCCGCCCATGGCATCGGCCCCAGCTGCAAGTCCCCCGTGGATTTGGGAACATCCAGCAGAGGGGACGAGGGACCCTGACAACCCCTGTTCCCAGGGATATTTGCTGCTGGACAGGGATATTTTGGGACGTATGCCTTTCCCGTAATTCCCAATTCTGTTTGGCACGGTATAATCTTTCTAACGCAGCTTCCAGGGGGGAACACAGTGGAGGTGGAGGTGACACGATGGCACGGGTCCAGTCAGGACAGCCAAGAACCGCGATACATCAGCGATTTCGGCAGGTCCTGCTGAAAAGCGGTGGCTTGATCCCACAACAAAGTCACGAGGAAACCTCCAGCTGCCGCCGAGCGGGGCTGGCCCCGGACGTGCCCCCATCCCAAGGCACGCAGGGGAGGCATTCCTGGGGGGCCGGGCATGCGGGGCTGCCGTGGGCTGGGCCCGGCCCCCGGGGCCCGCACCCCCTCCCTATATCAGCCGTGCCCGCGGGGCAGCGCCGGCAGAGTGACCGTGACAGCCCCCGGCCCCTCGCCCACCCGCTCCAGCCATGGATGACATTTATAAGGCAGCGGTGAGTGTCTCCCCttggggctgtgggatggggaggggagTCTGAAATGACTCTAGGGATTTCTGTCGTACGTTCCCCGAAGCTGCAGTAGCAATAATTCAGTGGAGAAATGGAAGTGAGAAATAATTATATGGCAGCAACTTTTAGTCAACATCCTCATCCAGGACACAGACCCTGCCTTCTCATGGCTCTGGAAGTTTCACACTCCTCTTACAAGTGTGAAACTCTCAACCTGCTGTTTAATTATTTACAATGACCCCCTGGTTCACCACTGTAAAGCAGGGAGATGGCTCCTAGGTGAAGCTATAAATCTCAATAAAACCTGCATGGCATAGGAGATGACTCTTGGCTTTAGCTCagacaaagcagagaaagatttcccaggaaataaatattaaattcaaataataaCATTATGGGTTAAAACTCACCCTCTTCTTTCTGATGCTTTACAACTCTGCCATTGCTATGTTTCCCCCTTCCttaactgaatatttttcagggAGATTTTAGAAAAcccatgttttttttctcagttatttccaaacctcctcctctgctttgctgctcctggTCTGTGATGTGCAGAATCGAGAATGTGAGCTATGCCCTGAGGAACTTGGAGCACCCTTAGGCTATTTTAACTTCCCCAGCTGCATGCTGTGCTCACTGTGTAAACCCAAACTATTTGGTCTGTAATAAGAATACAGCATTATTCTGTAACATAGACAGACATAGAGATGTCTGAGTGGAATAAGGATGAAAATAGATTCTGGCTTGTGTGGATTGCTATTGCATCCATAACTGGATTTACAGTAAGAGCTTTTTGGTGCTTTTCCCCCCTTAAACATACAGCTGATCAAATTTGATTTTAAGTTAAGAGCACAAAAAAAGCATCATACAAGTCTTATAATTATTCCAAGGTTTTTAGAGGGAAGGAATATAGTCCTTGGAGgtaaattgaagaaaaaaaaccccaatgctCACACATCCCCTGTCAGCCTTGAACCTCGGGGAATGGAACCCCTGTAGTGATCCTGATAGTGTGAAAAGGTCCTCCAACCAACACCttcaaacaggagaaaaatggaacctgtaaaatcaaagaaaacacaggCCTTTCTAATTAAGGTTTTTAGTTAAATATGTTCCCTGTGACTCAAGGCACACCCTCTTTCCTCTTTGCTAGGGACCGAATGCCCATTAATTAGGTAAATGTAGGGTTTGAGTCTTGGGCATTAACTCCCAACACCTTTACAGAGGCAAAACAAGTCCAAGCCAGGCACAGCTGAGACAAACAGCACTTTTGTGGATCTATTTCCCACCATTTTGACTGtaagaaagcattttcctgtgaaaaaaaaaaaaataaaaaattaacaacttCAGTTTCCCCTGTCTGACTTCAAATGTAACCatgggatggagaggagagcTGATAGAAGTAAAATACAGCAGATTTGGCCTTaccatggctgctgctgtgttgtgAGCTTGGAGCTTGCCTTCTCACAGTCAGAAAAACCTGTTCCTGGAACGATgtggagggaaaagaggaataaGGCAGCAAACAGCACCCATACCTGGAGTGAACTATGAACAGCTCAAGAGACATCTCTGTAACAAAAATGTCACTCTATAGCAACAATGcattgtatttatatatacCACATCTATCACTTCAGTACTCGAGGAGGCTTCAAAAGTGAATAGTTGTATATTTTCTGCATGCTGATAGCATATATTAATATTACATTCATGCCAAATCCCCTACGTGCAGCCAGAGAACCCAATGGATTTTCATCTTACCCACTCATGCCTAGATAAGGGTGTGCAAACGCAAAGCtattttgggaatatttttagGCTCTGTTAAGTGGTGCCCAGAACAGTGCCAGGGACAAGTGTCCAGATAAAGGGCTGCAAGGATAAATACCAAAGCCTGGGAACAATCGGGGAGCTCATCTTTATCTCCAGCACCTCTCTCAGCCAGGCTTATAAATAGCGACTGCGCCAAGAGTGTTGTGTTACAGAGCAGGACGTGGCTGTGGCCATCGTGGTGGTGGCTGCCCTTGCTCTGCCCAAACAATGTCTACAGAGgtccagcagctgcctgcctgccttcatCACTGCCAGAAACACTCTGGGCTTGGgtttcctccagcagcagagaaaaatcctgCCATTTGTCAGAAAAATTTGTGACAAGTCCTCACTTCCCAGAGCATGGGGAGTGGGATAAAATGCTCTGCCTGCTTCCCACAGGCTCTGTCCCGCTAAGGAAAAGtacttttttctgcttcttgttgCAAGCAGGAAGAACCAGCTGACTTTTGCAAAACCATTGTCCTCCAGGGAAAAAGAATCAGCTTTTGATCCAAGACAGTGCCACAACCCTGGGTTGTGGGGTTCTGCCCCCAAAAAAAcatggcagggatgggtgtTGGGGGCCACTTGCATGGGGGCAGCAGCAAGGAGACTTTAGTGGGGTCAGACAGGGCAGGCATGGGGTCTGATCTGGCTGGGTCTAGAGAGGCTCTCAGCCAGCATAGGAAGGTGCTGTCATGGATGCTACCAAAGGGGCAGTTGGACATGGTGGTGAGGGCAGCAAGTTCAGCTAAGCAGTACCTGCAATGAAGCCAAAGAGAGAAATACACTTAAACAGGTATGGCACGGAGCTGATTGAATCCCCTTTGCTCTCATTTTTGTTTATCTTCATTAATTCATGGTGTCTAATAAGCTTCCACTGATGATCTGTGGGGATTGAATTAGGGCAGAGTCTGGGAACAGTCTGCCAGCCCATGGCAGCTAATGCCTGTTGGCTCCACAGGCTCCACATTTCTTCAGAGATTCCCAAAACAGGCTAAAGGGAATAGCAGCTCCCTTCAGAGCCAGATACCTTTGTAATAACACTGGCCCAGGTGGAAGCAGAGCAGTTCAGTTCTGGATAGTTAAGCATTAGTTAAGTTTCCTGAATCTAGGGCTGAAAAACAACTACTGGGGATAGTCTTGTCTACCTGTCCCTCCCTAGGGAACTCTCAAGCACATGTGAGCAGCCCTCAGCAGTGCAGCCATCCTGCAGTGAAACCTGCCAGCAACAAGAAATTATCCCCAAATGGTCGAGAGGCGTATTCTTTTCTCAGTGGGCTTTCCCTGCTTGTACAAAGGCTATTTCTGCCATGTATTAGCATCTACTACTCTAGAGAAGTAATGCTTGTTTCAAAGGAGAGAcgaataatttttttaaggggaAGAATCTTTTAGACTACAAAAACTTGTGGTGTCGACCCCCTACTGGCTGTATATTCCCTGGTCTGTGAGGTTTGGCTGACCCTGGCAAAGGCTGTTGAACAAATAACGTTTCCTTTTAGCAATCAGTGATgctgacaaaattaaaatgactTGGTGTCTGTGTTTTCCTTACAGGTTGAGCAGCTGacagaagagcaaaaaaatgGTAGGTGCACCTTCAATCTGACACCACAGGCTAAAGTCAagctccccagccagcagccctgcctgcctcagCAATAACACTCTGGAAAATGCTTTGGCCAGACTGGCCAAGGCAGGGCATGACCCAGGAATTCTGATCCACCAGCATTTCTAGCCAGGCAGTTTCTGTGGTGTGCCTGTCCCACAACACCAtgcctgggcactgctggggcccACAGGCAGGGGAGGCTGTGCCTGGGATGAGCCCCCTGCCTGCAGGTCGAGGTGCAGGGCAGGACCCCCTCACATCTTCTcacccctctctctctctctccagagTTCAAGGCTGCCTTTGACATCTTCGTGCTGGGGGCAGAGGATGGATGCATCAGCACcaaggagctggggaaggtgaTGAGGATGCTGGGGCAGAACCCCacccctgaggagctgcaggagatgaTAGATGAGGTGGATGAAGATGGTAAGAAGTTTGGGTTTCTTCCACTCTCCCAAGCACCATCCCCACATCTGGGGGTGTGGGAGCCATCTGTGCAGTTGTCAGGATCTGTGCTGggggcagtcacagctgtgGGGTGCTACCTGCTGTGAATTCAGAGGACATTAAACACCCACAAAACCTCAGCATGGTTCCTTTAGGGAATTTCCAGGCAAAGAGAAACTATAGAAATTTCTATTCCCACAATGATCAGACTGCTTGAACTGATCTTGGGGGGTACTGTGAAATTGTACagatccttttaaaaaacaaaatataggCTGAATGTAGGAACTGCCATTTCAGAAATGCCACTTGGAGGCTTCTATCATCAAGAAAGTCTCTCACTGCTCAAGTGTGCACTCCCCCACATATCTGTCAATACTGATTAAATCAGTGTACTGATGATCACACGTAACAAAATCCACTGTGGGCATTCGGGCAGAAATACCACACCACgtaactggaaaataaaaaagcagttaaaaatcaGGCAAAAAAGGAAAGCACCTGAGTAATTGAAAACAACACTACTATACTGTGGGTGCAAAACCACACTGCATGAATATCTGCCTTCTGGAGCTTTCAATATTAATACCTAAATTAGATGGACAGGTATCTCCATAGCAGATATTTCCATTATTTGGTGCTTCCAGAAGAACTTTTGCCAAGGCAAAATGACTGTGAAAGGTAAAAATTCACTTACAAGGTCAGAGAAGGGCCTCAGTCACTTATTCCAGCATTTGAGAGCTGACTCTTGCTGCAGGGTTGCTTTTCTGAGTTTTGGCCCTTGGTTGCTGAAGGGAAGTGTGATCCCTCATTGGCATTGCCCATCCACCCCCCATAGCTCCGGTGATGGCTCCAGCTGGGATCCCCTTTCCTGCATTCCTCAAGCCCAGTATGAGAAGAGACTGCAGCATCAGACCTTATATTCTTCCAGTTGCCAGTTGTAGAGACACTGTCTGATGGCAGTCTTAGTTTTTAACTTAAACAATAACGGGTTTAACACCACCACATAAGGTTTTGTGGTTCGGAATGaatgtggctgtgcagggaagcTGGGTGAGCTCATCTGGTGAAGCTGCTCATGGAGAAGTGTGAAGCTCAGTCATGGTCCTGGTGCTGACCAGCTGAGCCCAGAAAGTCCATTTTTCCCACAGGCAGTGGCACTGTGGACTTCGATGAGTTCCTGGTTATGATGGTCCGGTGTATGAAAGATGACAGCAAAGGGAAAACCGAAGAGGAGCTCTCAGACCTCTTCAGGATGTTTGATAAGTGAGAGCCATGAGCACAGTGTGGTGGGGTGCTGGGAGGGGTGCAGCCAGCCCGggccccctccccagcagctctgtctggtCCTGAGCTCTTCTGTCCTGGCACAGAAATGCTGATGGTTACATCGACCTCGAGGAGCTGAAGATCATGCTGCAGGCGACAGGAGAGACCATCACTGAGGATGACATagaagaactgatgaaagatgGGGACAAAAACAACGATGGCAGGATTGACTATGATGGTAGGAGTCTTTCCTGCATGTGGTTTGGTCACAAGCCCTTGGTCATCCCTTTGGGCAGCTCCCATGGTCTTGATTGCCTTCTCAGATAAGCATGAGCTcatgcaggcagtgctgggcaaTACATCTGACAGGAACATGTGTGCACAGGGATGGGGGGGCTCTTACACTTGTGAAATGGGAGCATGGACCTGGGGCTGCCTTAACTGTTCCCTTGCTGCACTGAAGCACTGAGAGTTTTCACCAGCCCCCTCCTGCCCTCTTAATACAAGCACCATTTCTGAGGGGCTGTATCTTTGAATGAGATGTTAACAAAATGACCCCCAGACCATTTCTGAGCTGAGTCAGAGGCCGTGtcccccacccccagcactcACCTCAGTGTTTTGGTGGCAGCTGATGGTGACGCTGGGCTCCAGTGACATTTCCAGCAGGGGTCACAAGGAGTCCTCGCTCCAGTCAGAGGAACAGTAGCCATCCCCCCTTGGCCTCTCACGTATCATGAGGGTGGAAAAGGagacagggctgggaaaagctgccAAGAGCATACCTGGCACTTGTGAGGGCACTTGGGTCTCACCTCACACCTCTTGTCTCCAATGTCTTCCCCTTGGCAGAGTTCCTGGAGTTTATGAAGGGGGTTGAATAAATCTGAGGCCTGATGGACAGCTTGAATCTCCTAAAccctccagctctgcatctCATCTCCTTGACTAAGTCCCCTGGCTACCGGCATGAAGACTGAGTGCTGAGAAGGGTGGCcagagggaaataaaacctGTTAATACCCAGTGCCTCAGCTGGTCATTCCTTGGAGCTTCAGTGACAGCTTCACCCCCGTTGTGTACTCATGATTAATGAAACCACTGCTGGGGGCTACTTCTGGCAAGGTGACATCACAGCTGGAGCTTTAAGCCTCCATGGATGTATTTTGCTGTCAGCCCAATGGCGAAGTGCATCCAACAGGGCCATGAGTGCTCAGTGGGGAGCTGCCATGTTCCATCTCCTCACCCCGCCATGGTGAGCAGGCTCAGGAGCTGGCACTGGTGCCTGCTGGTTTAACTGGAACATTGGCAGCATTTTAGCAATGAAATATGGATTAAAATCCACTTCAGCCATCACTGAAATCCATGTGCCAGGGACAGTCCCACTCCTCCCTACTCTCATCCTGGTTATCCTGGATAacatccccctcctcctcccccaccaGCCTGACTGGCACGCTGTGATGCCAAAAGACCTCAGTTTGCTTTGGAAACGTGGATAAAAGCCATTGCTAAGCTGGACTGGATGCTCCTTCCTGTCTCTCCCAGCCTGGTGGGAGGCAGGGTGGGAGGTGGGAGTACTGGCCTCTCCTAgtcctcccacagccctgggtggGAGCCTCACTACAAAAAATGAGTCACCAAATTTTCCCTGACAAATCACATTGATTTTGGTCGCTGAGAAATGCACAACCCCACTCTGGGTCTcagctcccaggcacagggtgACAGCAGGGCCAAGGAGCCGCGCTGTCCCCAGGGGCCCCGAGCACTGTCTCCTCTCATCCCAAGGAAGCGCGGCATTCCTGTGGCATtagcagctctccctgcacatAGCTGCCTCCTCCCATCAAATTACAGCCCCAGCACAACTCACACATTGCAGTCGTGTTGCTAAAGTCAATCGTTTACCCAAGCAAAATAAACATTGGCAGGGCAAGGCACGGGACTGTGTTGGTGCAAGCCACCCTCAGCCCTGGGTGGCCACACTGCTGGGCCAGCGCCCCAAGTCTGCTGGCTtgtccttctgtttttcttccccaaagcAGATTTccacccctcccctccccttctGTGGAAGTAACACCCTAAAGCAGCTGTGACACAACCTCATTCATAGCAATAATGAAATATTGCAATCTCATTTATAGCAATAATGAAATCCTGAAGTTCAGGGCAAACAGGCCTGAGGTGAAAACAGGGATGAGAGATGTGGTTGATTGTCTGGAAGGACATGgctgtgtttttcctctggACAAGCAGCACTAAATATTTTGCTCAACCAAGGCTTGTAACAAcagaaaaactaagaaaatgaACCTGTCAGCTAGAAACCCAGGGTATTTTGGAAACAGCTCGAACACAAACATCTGTTTGACACACTCAAAGGAGTCTCCCCAAGGGTTCTGAGCCCTTGATGCCATAGCTACTGCAGATGCAGCAGGACTACAGGTGCACAGAAGGCAATGGAAATACGGGTCTAAGAACCCAGTGACAGGAAATGCTCCCAGGTGTTAACAGATACTGTTTCCAACTGATCTGTAACctagagatgaaaaagaaacattttccacCTCCACAGTGTAGCAGCAGCAGTTGTTTCCCACTGAAACCTGTGAGGACACAGCACATCTCCATGTTTTACCCCAGGCCTGGGAACCTCCAGAGCTGCCAGTAGCTGGGtttcagccaggagctggggtgaTGCCAGCTGTCCCCACACCCACGGCCACCCAGCCCACGGGTAACCCACGCCTGCACTCACATCACATCAGGCATCACTGACAGCCCCCTTATCCTCCTCTGTCCTGGCCAAATCCCAGCATCCAAAAAGGACTTCTCCAAGATATTCTCCACTGCTTACTTATAGGCTTTGGCTTCCTGGAGGgtgaacaaggaaaaaaaataaggttaaCCCCTTCCCTTCAGTCAGCTTGTTGGCTTGGACCATGCTGTGAGCCAGGGAAAAGGATGGTTGGGAAGAGCCACCTGGCCCCTGTACCTTGGCTCTATGGCACTGGCAGCATAAAGCCACTGGCTGCCCACccttttccaaaaggaaagcagggaaggtggtggctgcagggagaaGACAAAGGTAGCAGCCAAAACTTGTCACTAGAAGAGAGCAAATACACTGGGACTATTTAGGCTTTTTCCATCCTTAGGACAGGAGGTTGGGAAGCCAGGAAAACTGCTGCCAGGCTGGACTGCCTTAACATACTGCCTGTCCTCCCAGTCAGACAGCAAAAGCTGCAGggtgaggagctgtgggtggATTTCACTGTTGGCTAAAACAGAGGAACAACTGCACAAGGAATGTAACACGACATGACAGGCCAGCGAGTGGGTGAGCAGGCTGAAAAAACACTCACCCCTGGAGGATCAGCCTGGCTGAGCCCCCACACAGAGGATGTGCTAATAATGAATGAAAACCTCCCTCAGGAATCTACATATCTGGGCAACTCCAAATCAGCTGTTTTCACCACATGTGTAGTGAACCTCTGGTGCCCAAAAGCATTTAAGTAATGTGACACAAGTACATGTtgtctgaggggaaaaaaaagcaattaactttttttttttt includes the following:
- the TNNC1 gene encoding troponin C, slow skeletal and cardiac muscles, coding for MDDIYKAAVEQLTEEQKNEFKAAFDIFVLGAEDGCISTKELGKVMRMLGQNPTPEELQEMIDEVDEDGSGTVDFDEFLVMMVRCMKDDSKGKTEEELSDLFRMFDKNADGYIDLEELKIMLQATGETITEDDIEELMKDGDKNNDGRIDYDEFLEFMKGVE